From a single Arthrobacter sp. SLBN-112 genomic region:
- a CDS encoding type 1 glutamine amidotransferase yields the protein MNPAEAVAAGGQSKGTIRVVQLYPRDMNIYGDWGNALVLKRRIEWHGYTPELLEYNVGDPFPEGVDIVVGGGGQDSGQLVIQDDLQARAGQLKELAEDGAPMLVICGLYQLFGQYFKTRTGAVIPGIGILDVETHGTDERLIGNVKVSTTEFGEVLGYENHSGQTTLGSGVRPLGTVAKGMGNNSNDGHEGARYRNIVASYLHGSLLPKNPAIADFLIRTAAERKFGSFSPGNPDDGYAVLAREHAVRRPR from the coding sequence ACATGAACATCTACGGAGACTGGGGCAACGCCCTGGTCCTGAAGCGCCGGATCGAATGGCACGGTTACACCCCTGAACTGCTGGAGTACAACGTGGGCGATCCCTTTCCCGAGGGCGTGGACATCGTTGTCGGCGGCGGGGGCCAGGACAGCGGGCAACTGGTGATCCAGGACGACCTGCAGGCACGGGCCGGCCAGCTCAAGGAACTGGCGGAGGACGGTGCGCCGATGCTGGTCATTTGCGGTCTCTACCAGCTTTTTGGCCAGTACTTCAAGACCCGCACCGGCGCCGTCATTCCCGGCATCGGCATCCTGGACGTGGAAACCCACGGCACCGATGAGCGCCTGATCGGCAACGTCAAGGTCTCCACTACGGAGTTCGGGGAAGTCCTGGGCTACGAAAACCACAGCGGCCAAACCACTCTGGGCAGCGGTGTGCGGCCACTCGGTACCGTGGCCAAGGGAATGGGAAACAACAGCAACGACGGCCATGAAGGGGCCCGGTACCGCAACATCGTTGCCAGCTACCTGCACGGCTCCCTTCTGCCCAAGAACCCCGCCATCGCCGACTTCCTTATCCGCACCGCGGCGGAGCGGAAGTTCGGCAGCTTCTCCCCGGGCAACCCGGACGACGGCTACGCCGTACTGGCCCGTGAGCACGCTGTCCGCCGGCCCCGCTGA
- a CDS encoding ferredoxin reductase family protein, with amino-acid sequence MTKGGAGQGTVFLGMPFRWLGPGAIVVLAGAYGVFWFLARPAGEPVLGHVGQLFGGESVLLYSIALVLVSTLPHVEPVFGGIDHAAIWHRRAAMTATILLLPHIELAANPEATSVGKTLAVIAISGLAALVVWAVLPRWRTMLPAPVRGLVRTSLRTRPVQLAARLLGGYERWRGFHRLTGLFLAAGFLHGLLDASAFEAVPALRWSYVAIGGTGLGFYAYRELLARHFLPHHDYQVAGVRPVAPDLVEVALRPLGRPLAFKPGQFAMVYLETADGWQRHPFSISGPALEGGISITVKALGDHTARLPDVVQPGMPAVVGGPYGRFDRHRGTAHQVWIAGGVGITPFLSWLRSLEGELHDDVHFFVTSAGPSPFADEISAIARNQPRLTVHLVDTGRDGRLTPEAVLAAVGTEARELSVFMGGPDAMLRQFRKAFRGAGVRRANIHREYFQWR; translated from the coding sequence ATGACCAAGGGTGGCGCCGGGCAGGGAACCGTCTTCCTGGGAATGCCGTTCCGGTGGCTTGGTCCGGGCGCAATCGTGGTGCTGGCGGGGGCCTACGGCGTCTTCTGGTTCCTCGCTCGGCCTGCGGGCGAACCCGTCCTGGGGCACGTAGGGCAACTCTTCGGCGGCGAATCCGTCCTGCTGTATTCGATCGCGCTGGTCCTGGTCAGCACCCTGCCCCACGTTGAGCCGGTTTTCGGCGGCATTGACCACGCCGCCATCTGGCACCGCAGGGCGGCGATGACGGCAACCATCCTGTTGCTGCCCCATATCGAACTTGCCGCCAATCCGGAGGCAACCAGCGTGGGCAAAACGTTGGCCGTGATTGCCATCAGCGGGCTCGCCGCGTTGGTTGTATGGGCAGTCCTGCCACGCTGGCGGACCATGCTTCCCGCGCCTGTCCGCGGGCTGGTCCGCACCTCGTTGAGGACCAGGCCGGTCCAGCTGGCCGCCCGGCTGCTGGGCGGCTACGAGCGGTGGCGCGGCTTCCACCGGCTGACGGGCCTGTTCCTGGCCGCCGGGTTCCTGCACGGCCTCCTCGACGCCAGTGCGTTTGAGGCTGTGCCCGCGCTTCGCTGGAGCTACGTGGCCATCGGTGGAACCGGGTTGGGGTTCTATGCCTACCGCGAACTGCTGGCACGGCATTTCCTGCCCCACCACGACTACCAGGTGGCAGGGGTCCGGCCCGTTGCGCCGGACCTGGTGGAAGTGGCACTGCGTCCCTTGGGCCGGCCGCTGGCCTTCAAACCCGGGCAGTTCGCCATGGTCTACCTGGAAACAGCGGACGGCTGGCAGCGGCACCCGTTTTCCATCTCGGGGCCGGCGCTGGAAGGCGGAATCAGCATCACGGTCAAGGCGCTGGGCGACCATACGGCCAGGCTTCCGGACGTGGTCCAGCCGGGTATGCCCGCCGTAGTGGGTGGACCTTACGGACGCTTTGACCGGCACCGCGGAACAGCGCATCAGGTCTGGATCGCCGGCGGTGTGGGAATCACGCCCTTCCTCAGCTGGCTGCGGTCCCTGGAAGGCGAGCTCCACGACGATGTCCACTTCTTCGTCACCTCAGCGGGCCCGTCCCCCTTTGCCGATGAGATCTCTGCCATCGCCCGGAACCAGCCACGGCTCACGGTCCACTTAGTGGACACCGGGAGGGACGGACGGCTGACCCCGGAGGCGGTCCTGGCCGCCGTGGGCACCGAAGCCCGCGAGCTCTCGGTATTCATGGGCGGACCGGACGCCATGCTGCGGCAGTTCCGTAAGGCCTTCCGGGGCGCAGGTGTTCGCAGGGCCAACATTCACCGGGAGTATTTCCAGTGGCGGTGA